The DNA segment CGCGCCCAAGGCGCGACGAATGCCAATTTCACGGGTGCGCTCAGTGACACTGGCCAGCATGATGTTCATGATGCCAATGCCGCCGACCAGCAGTGAAATCGCGGCAATCGAACCAAGCACGATATTGAAGATGCGCTTGGTTTCTTCGGCGCGCTTCAACAATTCCAATGGCACCACCACGTCGTAATCTTTCTTGCGATGATTGTGCTTCAACACCTGCTTGATCGCTTCGGCGACGGGGCGCACGCGGTCCAGCGCCTCAACTTTTACCGTCACTTCGTGCAGTTGCACCCGTTCCGCCTCAAAGCTGCCGCTGCGCCGCCGGGCGAGGATTTCGCCGTAACGCATCCGGGCCGTTTCCAATGGGATAAACATCCGATGGTTGGCCAGTTTTTCGGTCGCCTCGCCGCCGGAAGCCTCGGTGGGAGTGGTCACCGGCGACATGATTCCGATCACCTGGTAGTAATCGCCACCAACGCGCACATGCCGGCCCAGCGGTGATTCCAGAGGGAACAGCGCGCGCACCAGACCCGCCCCCAGCACGCAAACACTGGCCTGGCGGTCCATGTCGAGATCATTGAAAAATCGCCCGACGGATACCTGCTGGTTGCGCATTTGTGGATACCACGGAACGGTGCCCACGATTTCGCAATCTACTCTCCGACTGGTGTTCCAGACGTAATCGCGGATGTTGCGCTCCGGCAACACCACCATGACGCCGGGAATCGTGGCGCGGATTTGTTTGGCGTCGGTGTAGGTCAGTCCGTATTGCAGCACATAACTTTGCGATGCCTTGTCGGAGACTTTTTGTTCCTCGGGCGGCTTGATGCTGCGCAGAATAATATTCTGACTACCCAGGCTTTTGATCTGCTCCTGCGCGTTGAAACTCGCCCCCTCACCGATCGCGAGCATGGCGATGACGGAGCACACGCCGAAAACAATACCCAATACCGTCAACAGCGAACGCAACCGATGCAGCCAAAGGCTCTTGAACCCCAGTCGCACGCTGCGGCGCAAATGCTCGGCGGTCAGTCCGGCGAAAACCGGGCGAGCGGTACTGGAATTATTGGCGGACATCACTTTCAATTTCTCCATCTCGCAGGCGGAGCGCGCGCCGGGAACGCTGCCCCACGCTGGTGTCATGCGTGACCAGAATCAGCGTCTTTCCGGCGGCATTAAGCTCGTCGAACAATTTCAAAATCTCCGTTCCCGAAGTCGAATCGAGATTGCCGGTGGGTTCATCAGCCAGAATCACCAATGGATCATTAACCAGCGCCCGCGCGATGGCGACGCGCTGTTGTTGCCCGCCGGAAAGCTCAAAGGGCTTGTGCTCCAGCCGATGTTCCAAACCCACGCGCGCGGCAAACGCCCGAGCTTTGACGCGGCTCTCACTTTCAGAAAGTCCTTGGTAATACAGTGGGATTTCAATGTTTTCAACCACGGTGAGCTGTTGAATCAAATTGTAGGACTGGAAGACGAACCCCAGTCGCGCGCCACGAATTGAAGACAGATCGTCGTCGTTCATCTGCGACACGTCGGCATCGCCAAGTAGATAGCGTCCCGCAGTCGGGCGATCGAGACAGCCCAGCAGGTTCAACAACGTGGATTTGCCGCAACCCGACGGCCCCATGATGCTGAGATATTCGCCGGCGTTGATTTGGAAATTGATGTCGCGCAACGCGGGGACGGTGACCGGGCCCATCTGGTAGGTCTTGCAGACGTTTTCAAATCGCACGATGGGCTGATCGGGCTGGTCCATGCGGATCAGGCTTTGGTGGGTTTGACTGGAACTTCCGCAGCCCGGTCCGCCGCGCCCGGCTCACTTGCGGGAGCGTCAGGCGGTTGCGGCCCGATCGCACCAGGCGTGGTCAGTTGCCCTTCCGGCGGACTGAGCAATACTTTTTCGCCAAGCGCCAAACCTTTTTTAATTTCGATGAACTCGTCATTGAAGTCGCCGATCTCGACCTCGCGCCGCTCCGGTTTGAACGCGCCGGCGACATAACACACTTGCTTGCCGTTATCCGGAATGATGGCTTGCACCGGCACATAAACGACGTCGGCGAGGTGGTTGACAAAAATCTCCACCTTGGCGCTCATCCCCGGTTTGACCCAATCGTGCGAGCCGTCAATTTCGACGGTGGTCAAATACACTTTCAGATCGGGGTTCATCCATCGGTTTTGCGAATCCGGTAACACCGCCACTTTGGTCACTTCGCCGGTCAGAACTTCATCTGGAAACGCGTCCACGGTGATTTTGGCTTTCAACCCCTTCTTGATTTTTTTGATGTAGCTCTCGTGGATTTTTACGTTGACCGCCATACGGGTGAGATCCGGGATGGTGATGATGGCCTGCCGCTCGCGCACGGTGGCACCTTCACGAATCGGCTCCTGATTGCCATAAAAAACCTCCTGATCGCGACCACTTCCGTACACCACCAACCCCTGGCGTTCCGCGCGCATCGTGCATTTTTCAAGTTGTTCCTGGAGATCGTGGCGCTGCCGCGATTGGACGTCATACTGGCCCTTGGCCGAGTTCAATTTCGCCCGGGCCTGGGCCAGTTTGGAAATGGCCACCCGTCGCGCCTTGTCCAGCTCCCGGGCGGCTTCCGCAAACGCGGACATGGACTGCTCCGCGGATTTCACAAATTCGTACTTTAGATAAAGCGCTTGGGCCGTCTCCGCGCTCTGCACTTTCAACCGCGCGCTTTCAAAGGAAATTTCGTCACGCGTCACCTCGGTCTGCGGCACGAAGCCCTTGGCGAACAACCGCCGCGTGCCTTCCAAAGTGGTGCTGGCCTGGCCGCCTTCTTTTTGCGCCACCCGCAAGTCATCTTCCAATTGCCGGAGTTTTTGTTTGGCCTCGCCGTCACCGAGAATTTCGATGTCGGCATACTTCATAAAATCAATCCGCGGCAGCTTTATCATTGGGGACTCGATCGGTTCTTCGGTTGGCTCGGACGACGGCGGATTTCGAGTCGCAGCCAATGGCGCGGCAATTTCCGGCGTCAACGCCACCGGTAATCCGCCCGCCGCCGGCATCACTTGGGGCGCGGCCTTGC comes from the Verrucomicrobiia bacterium genome and includes:
- a CDS encoding efflux RND transporter periplasmic adaptor subunit; translation: MKKLNEIWRAVHPARHRWLWGLLVALLVGLFWWSHGNQTSHNAPTFTARRGPLDITVLEGGSLQALEFQELKCEVRVGYQGTKILKIVDEGYLVTEADVKNGKVLCELDSSDLQKQIVQQEIQYQSAAASLTDAEQNYEIQISQNQSDVKAAEQKARFARMDFDKFLGDRVTEQIITELGLDHYLEQISTNDLTTTKVAEPAVPPDAPAISMTPGEPRKAAPQVMPAAGGLPVALTPEIAAPLAATRNPPSSEPTEEPIESPMIKLPRIDFMKYADIEILGDGEAKQKLRQLEDDLRVAQKEGGQASTTLEGTRRLFAKGFVPQTEVTRDEISFESARLKVQSAETAQALYLKYEFVKSAEQSMSAFAEAARELDKARRVAISKLAQARAKLNSAKGQYDVQSRQRHDLQEQLEKCTMRAERQGLVVYGSGRDQEVFYGNQEPIREGATVRERQAIITIPDLTRMAVNVKIHESYIKKIKKGLKAKITVDAFPDEVLTGEVTKVAVLPDSQNRWMNPDLKVYLTTVEIDGSHDWVKPGMSAKVEIFVNHLADVVYVPVQAIIPDNGKQVCYVAGAFKPERREVEIGDFNDEFIEIKKGLALGEKVLLSPPEGQLTTPGAIGPQPPDAPASEPGAADRAAEVPVKPTKA
- a CDS encoding ABC transporter ATP-binding protein; translation: MDQPDQPIVRFENVCKTYQMGPVTVPALRDINFQINAGEYLSIMGPSGCGKSTLLNLLGCLDRPTAGRYLLGDADVSQMNDDDLSSIRGARLGFVFQSYNLIQQLTVVENIEIPLYYQGLSESESRVKARAFAARVGLEHRLEHKPFELSGGQQQRVAIARALVNDPLVILADEPTGNLDSTSGTEILKLFDELNAAGKTLILVTHDTSVGQRSRRALRLRDGEIESDVRQ
- a CDS encoding ABC transporter permease, translating into MSANNSSTARPVFAGLTAEHLRRSVRLGFKSLWLHRLRSLLTVLGIVFGVCSVIAMLAIGEGASFNAQEQIKSLGSQNIILRSIKPPEEQKVSDKASQSYVLQYGLTYTDAKQIRATIPGVMVVLPERNIRDYVWNTSRRVDCEIVGTVPWYPQMRNQQVSVGRFFNDLDMDRQASVCVLGAGLVRALFPLESPLGRHVRVGGDYYQVIGIMSPVTTPTEASGGEATEKLANHRMFIPLETARMRYGEILARRRSGSFEAERVQLHEVTVKVEALDRVRPVAEAIKQVLKHNHRKKDYDVVVPLELLKRAEETKRIFNIVLGSIAAISLLVGGIGIMNIMLASVTERTREIGIRRALGARRRDIVLQFLIETVLLAGVGGVIGVLLGITIPFIVSHVAGMKTIITFWSPLVAFTISAFVGVIFGIYPARRAAQMDPVEALRHE